A single genomic interval of Betaproteobacteria bacterium harbors:
- a CDS encoding tripartite tricarboxylate transporter substrate binding protein, whose translation MDRRGRGEADGKVGGGDGHGPGFEIAFALVLAVTGFAAHAQTYPNKPIRLVIGSFPGGGIDLAGRIIAQKMSENLGQQVVVDNRGGANGIIGMEVVAKAAADGYTFYMGTTGHISVNPVIRKQLPFDVDRDFAPLTQVVSLPFIVYLHPSLPFKGLGDLIAYAKAKPGELTWSSSGDGGLPHLSGELIRLASGIDTRRIPYKGSAPAFNDLMGGRVNYCIDAVSIGLAHVKAGRLVALATTAPKRLAILPQLPTVNETLPGVAVLNWYGALLPAGVPRERVGRLHGEMVKAMHAPDIHAKLASHGFEANGTTPEQFGAFRKAEQARWGKVIEQAGIRKQ comes from the coding sequence GTGGATCGGCGTGGGCGCGGTGAAGCAGACGGCAAAGTAGGAGGGGGGGACGGGCATGGCCCGGGTTTCGAAATCGCTTTTGCACTGGTTCTGGCAGTCACCGGGTTCGCCGCTCACGCGCAGACCTATCCCAACAAGCCCATCCGGCTCGTCATAGGTTCCTTCCCCGGCGGCGGCATCGACCTCGCCGGGCGCATCATCGCGCAGAAGATGTCCGAGAACCTGGGGCAGCAGGTAGTGGTGGACAACCGTGGCGGCGCCAACGGCATCATCGGCATGGAGGTGGTCGCCAAGGCTGCTGCCGACGGTTACACCTTTTACATGGGCACGACCGGGCATATCAGCGTCAACCCGGTCATTCGCAAGCAGCTGCCGTTCGACGTCGACCGCGACTTCGCGCCGCTCACGCAAGTGGTGTCGCTGCCGTTCATCGTCTACCTGCATCCTTCGTTGCCGTTCAAGGGGCTGGGCGATCTCATCGCCTACGCCAAGGCGAAACCCGGCGAGCTCACCTGGTCTTCGAGCGGCGATGGCGGTCTGCCGCACCTCTCCGGCGAGCTCATCCGGCTCGCCAGCGGCATCGATACGCGCCGCATTCCGTACAAGGGCAGCGCCCCGGCCTTCAACGACCTGATGGGCGGGCGGGTGAATTACTGCATCGACGCCGTATCGATCGGGTTGGCGCACGTCAAGGCGGGGCGGCTCGTCGCGCTGGCCACCACGGCGCCGAAGCGCCTGGCCATCCTGCCGCAGCTGCCCACGGTGAACGAAACGCTCCCCGGCGTGGCAGTGCTCAACTGGTACGGCGCGCTGCTACCTGCGGGCGTTCCGCGCGAGCGGGTCGGCCGGCTGCACGGCGAAATGGTGAAAGCCATGCATGCGCCGGACATCCACGCGAAGCTCGCCTCGCACGGATTCGAGGCCAACGGCACGACACCGGAGCAGTTCGGCGCGTTCCGCAAGGCCGAGCAGGCGCGCTGGGGGAAGGTGATCGAGCAGGCGGGGATTCGCAAGCAGTAG